ACTGTGAAAAGGCTTTCATAAAAAAGGAATTCAGTGCTAGGTGTAAGATGTGAAGAGTTTTGCAGGACATTCAAGATCACCTGCTAGTAATAATTGTGATCATAACTGATGTATATCTGGGAAAAGTGTTAAAGCtgtagataaaataaaaaatatggcagaaaaaaaattccactaaTACACAGTGTGCCTTTGTTGAAAATCTTGCTAAGTGAGCCTATCTGTAGTTCAATTTTCTGTCAGGTGTTTGTTCACCAACCAGCTGTAGAAGGACACAGTATGTGAGGCATAGCTGATTAATACACACAAAGTTTTTAGAGACACAGAGAGTGAGGTATGATCAAGAGGTGTAATTAATAAGTGCTATGCCTAGAGGACTCAAAGCAAGAAAGATTGGGACATAAAGTGAGCTGGGACTGTGGTTAGGATAAAGTTAAGGCCAAGTGACAAAGCCATAGCTATTGCTtgagctggagagcagctgaaCTCAGAATACTGTTTCCGAAAATGTTTCTCACCTGCCATGCAGGGTGCTGGTTTTCAGATGCAGTGTGAAATCCCAGACGTGGAGAATCAGAAATCTTCTGTGAAGTGCTGAACAATTCAGCCATGCTACTGCAGGAAACATTACCATGCTCTACCAAGGCATCTAAGCTTAGCAGGCATAGGGATGAGAAGCCtaaatctttgtttcctttgttgCAGGCAATAGCAGTGCCACAATGTGCTCGCTCAGTGCAGCCAATGCCAAGTTCTGTCTTGACTTTTTCAGAGAGTTgagcaaaagaaacagaaatgaaaatattttcttttccccactaAGTCTCTCAGCTGCCTTTGGGATGGTTGTCCTCGGAGCCAGGGGCAACACACTCAAACAGATTGAGAAGGTGGGTTTCCTTTGCTCTGAAAAGGGGATGGTGGCAAGATATGAGCTGAGAGCCTGATCGTACCATCTGATATAGTTCCTAAGCATCCAAAGGAGTGATGCAAACAAAGGGCCCTTTAAAAATACCCTGTCTTTTGCTATTCCTAGTACCAAACTTTTTCAGACTAAACACTGTTACAGTAATTGATTACTCAATGAATACATCAGTGCTAAAGTGTTTTGGAGGTATCCCTCCACACTCCAGGGCTCAGAAGTGGTGATTCCCTTTGATATGGTCTTCTGCCTTCTCTGGATACCCAAAGTCTTCTTTCTTAAGAGGAAAGATTTCAAAGATTTCATGAGCTCTCACAAAAACTTGTTCACTTGAAAGTATCTCATGATAAAGGACAAACAGGACTTTCCCCATTGTCTGTGTCTGCTTGCTTTTTGGGATAGGCTTGCAACACTGCTTTAGTTTTAAGGTACTGTCACTCAGCTGCATTCACCCAACATTTACATTGCAggtatttcatttcagtgaagtttTGAACAGCACAAGTCAGGGAAACAGACACCTTTCTGAGAAGGTAAGACACAGTTGCAGCTCTGAGATGAAGCAACAGGTGCCGGTTTGTCAGCCCTTCTTGCAAATGATCACTTAATCAGAAAGCATGGCAGGGCTGAGCAACCTCTCTGTCTAGATTTGCAGACCTGCTTATTACTGTTCTTTTATTAGCTATTTAAGGGGCCTTGTGAGATCACACATTTCAACAACTAAGCCTTCTCATTACAGGTTTCTAACCAAAACAGCAGTACTAGTCTAAAATGTGATAAGTGCTTAAATTGCCACCTGCAAAGGCTTGTCTACAGGGCATACCGAAGCCACCTTGGAGCTTGCTCCTCCCGGGCTTTAAGCCAGCAGACTTTAAGCCAGCAGActttttgctcagtgtgcacagAGCCATCACTGTTGGATACAACGTGATTTGGAGGTGGAGTAGTGTGGGCCTGAAGGGGAATAAATTTGTCATTCTGTATGTCTGGTACAGGGGGGAGTTGGAGGTGGTGTCGTGATGCATTTATTCCAATGCCTGTATCAACTGGGTGGATTCAGGCTTCTCATACAGAGAGAGGCTGCAATTCACCCTCAGGGCCAGCTTTGCATAGGAAAGCTCAAGCCTAACatgaaacttctgttttcctgtctGAAGTGTGAAGAAGCTGGAGGAGTCCATTCCCAGTTCCAGGAGCTGTTGGCTGCAGTCAGTGAACCCAGACCAGGCTGCTCTCTCACCATTGCCAACAGGCTCTTTGGAGAAATTACTTATCCATTCTTTCAGGTAAGTGGTTGTGGTGTCCCTCTCAACAGCTTCTGGGAGTTATGAGCTCAGCAGAATTTCTTCAATCATAAAgtacaaaggaaaatgaaacacaatGGCGTTGTCAGGGTGTGCTGCCAAATGCCTGCACTCCACAGGTCTTGCAGTCAGGAAGCCTTTCCATCTCAGCTGCCCAGTTGTTAGACGTGGGAATCAGCAGAGCACTGGGAAGCTGTGACTTAAAAGCTTTTATATAAAGAAACAGATCTACAGTAACAGCTCTCCCTGGGCATTCCAGAAAAATGTGAGAGCATTAATCTCCGTCAATATATCCTTGCCACACACACCCAGTGTCTAACAGAGCTGGAGCTTGCTGTGTCATTTCTATGCAAGGAACAAAGCTCTGTGACTAgcagaaaactttttctttcccagtatcttctcagtttctaataaaatgaTTGTACTCACTCTTCCACCTTTCCTTCAGAGTCTATGCAAAATGGGACTCTCTGATTCCTGCTGCCTTTTCAAACAAGGCTTAGAAGAAAGTAACATCTTTCAAATTTTTGTCAATTAGTTTAATTTAAGTGGAATTGACCATCTCAGAACATTCCTGTGGAACACTGACAGCCCAGGCAATGCAAGTGCATACAAATAATTTCCTCAGGAAACTAGACTTTAGGTGTTTATAAAAGTATCTTATCTCCGTATTTTATCTCTGTAACCACCCTTCTCCTTTCAAGTCAAGATCTCACCTTGCTTCCAAAACTTTGCACTCTAGGTAAAAAGAggttttcagagacagaaaaaggtGACCACCAACCTGGAAAAGTTTTATGCTTAATACAAGTTATAAGTTTCACAGTGTATATATCTACACAGAGTAAtatgcacatgtgcacacacacacactggggGAAGACATGCGGCATAACAATGATATATAAGCTTAAAGAAAGGTACCATGTTTTGATCTTAGATATTTTTTACTGTGCTGAGACATTTCTGCTGCTCAGTACGgcttgaaaatacaaaaaaatatatttgcaaatatgttttttctaaataatcTCTCTCTAAAAACTGAATGCTTGAGTTATTTCAATGAATTTCTTATATATGCCTTTTTTACTCATTCCTTTCTTGCTGATCTACTACATGGAATTATCTTGAAGTCATGAAATTATCTCTTATAACAATCATCATGTTGTGATAAACTTCTGTTATTTGTACTTTCCAGCAATACTTGGATTCCACAAAGAAATTCTATCGAGCAGAGCTGGAACCAGTCAACTTTAAATACCCTGAAGAAGACGCCAGAGAGAAGATTAACCTTTGGGTGGAAAGTGAGACAAAaggtaaagaagaaaatgtgcatATTGTTTGGTTTGCAATTGAATCAGTTAGGAATATCATGTCTGAATTTAAGTTTCCACCTTTTTTACCAAAGGTAGCACGATTTTTATATATTGAACActtactgcatttttttgctCAATAGGAAATAAATGTAGGGAAAGGCACAAAAATGCCTTGAGTTCCTGGCTTCAAAAGCTGTACATAAACTTTTTGTTATTTGTCTGACAGCATTATACTATGTTTTAGATTTACAGAAATAGttattaattatttctgattGCCCGAACCAAGCAGTAATTATTCtcaattcattatttttaaaggtaaaatcaAAGACCTATTTGCTGCTGGGTTTATTGATCCCTCTACTGTACTTGTCCTGGTCAATgctatatattttaaaggaaaatgggCAGTAGGATTTAAGAAAGAAGACACTAAGGAAACATATTTCCAACTGAACAAGGTACAGTATGGGCAGGAACTGGGGGATGGAAATCAGATGTCTGTCTCCTATAACAACAGATGGGAGCTTTCCTCTTTGTTATCCCAAGATAAAACACTAGTCTTCAGCTAGAACAATAGAAAGCTACATCTTCTCTCCAGTTTGATAACCAAATATGTAACTGTTTCTATCAATTCACATCAGAAGTGGGTCTTGTGCAGCTGAGATCCTTGTTGGTTCAGTCACTGAGCACATGTGCTGACTTTGTTGGGGATTACACAACTAAGGatgctgtttaaaaaatagtCTGCTTTTCGGACTGCATTTGAGGATTCTGTTCCTCTGTGACTATTTACCAACAgaacagtgttttgttttcaggaaaaaatgagcTAAAGACAAATTATCTCAGGACAATGTATACATTATTCATGAAGAATTTAGATTCATGGTTGCATCAGATGCATCAGTTTCCTCATCTGACATGCCAGAAAAAAGAAGGACATAATGAGGGAGTTGGGAGTAAAGTAATCTGGCACcaatagaaatggaaaagtagGTTTTAAGCTTCTAAAATGGATACCTTCATTGGAGTTACAGTTAAGAGAGAGGAACACATCAATGCTACAAGTACATTAAACCCATGACCAGCATAAACAATATTTCTGGACTGAACTCTAATCTCAATACTGAAACCAATTAAAACCATGGTgataatttctgtattttctgtttaatatgtTTCATGTGTTCCAGAATGAGAGAAGGACAGTGCAGATGATGTTTCAAGAAGGCTATTTTAACATGGCCATCATAGAGGAACTGAAAATGAAAGTGATAGAGCTCCCATACTTTAATAATGAACTGAGCATGTTCATTCTTCTTCCTGAAGCTGTCTGTGAGGACTTTACTGGCCTAGAGCAGGTAATACTTCCTGTTCTCTCTAGTAGTGTATGTAAGGGGCTGCAAACAGAGCAATTCTTTAACATTGCTCCAGTGTGGTCAGAAGACAAGCAGGAAAAACTGACCCTTCttatcttttccttctgttcattATGGTGTCAATCATTATTATCAATACTGCCTTAcagattgaatgcaccctcacgTATGAAAAACTAGCAGGATGGACCAGCTCAGCTAGGATGCAACAGCTGAGAGTGAAGGTGTACCTGCCTCAGTTCAAGATGGAGGAAAGTTACGTTCTCAACAAAACTCTCGAGGATATGGGAGTGATGAATGTTTTTGACTGGGGAAAAGCTGATTTGTCAGGAATCTCCAGGAAAGATGGTTTGGTTGTGTCCAAGGCCATCCAGAAGTCATCCGTGGAAGT
The DNA window shown above is from Strix aluco isolate bStrAlu1 chromosome 1, bStrAlu1.hap1, whole genome shotgun sequence and carries:
- the LOC141924463 gene encoding serpin B11-like; the encoded protein is MCSLSAANAKFCLDFFRELSKRNRNENIFFSPLSLSAAFGMVVLGARGNTLKQIEKVFHFSEVLNSTSQGNRHLSEKCEEAGGVHSQFQELLAAVSEPRPGCSLTIANRLFGEITYPFFQQYLDSTKKFYRAELEPVNFKYPEEDAREKINLWVESETKGKIKDLFAAGFIDPSTVLVLVNAIYFKGKWAVGFKKEDTKETYFQLNKNERRTVQMMFQEGYFNMAIIEELKMKVIELPYFNNELSMFILLPEAVCEDFTGLEQIECTLTYEKLAGWTSSARMQQLRVKVYLPQFKMEESYVLNKTLEDMGVMNVFDWGKADLSGISRKDGLVVSKAIQKSSVEVNEEGTEAVGAMGLVAVPLCRPISYEFKADHPFLFFIRYNPTNTILFFGRYSSP